In a genomic window of Brassica rapa cultivar Chiifu-401-42 chromosome A10, CAAS_Brap_v3.01, whole genome shotgun sequence:
- the LOC103846302 gene encoding uncharacterized protein LOC103846302, with product MHSSSNFLQFPPAQQPRLATIPTASPFMLRRSSYGFGVFQRKRARFKRQSRSLVLVNSSFLPPPFDGSVPLDSLAPSLAGFASGLAVSLSSRLFGRSVGISDRRRSVEEVVGEWILFASPTPFNRFVLLRCSLLSFEGELVESLSDRLVKEERHFVTLDRGKIVTAERAAEEDKNLEYQRICITTEDGGVVSLDFPADLDLREERGMDTTVILIPGTPEGSMDQSIRSFVSEALRRGVFPVVMNPRGCAGSPLTTPRLFTAADSDDISTAIRFLTKTRPWTTLMGVGRGYGANMLTKYLAEAGERTPLTAAVCIDNPFDLQEITRTSPYCSSLDQQLTGGLVEILLANKELFQGRAKAFDVGKALSSKSVREFDKALSMVANGFESLEDFYASCATRDVIGEVKIPVLFIQNDDVAPFYSTPRSSIAENPFTSLLLCSSSPNLIDGCTVAASWCQDLAIEWLTAVELGLLKGRHPLLKDVDVTVNPSKGLVVSEAKTPEKGITAQKLAQVARGKTLNGYHVDPSRKTLEDSYITPKSILPFGTELEKNVKIDTGSDEPVNGGVSTSGPVDVELVDDNKSDEEESERGDMLQTAEVVVNMLDLTMPGTLKAEEKKKVMDAVGRGETVVKALQDAVPEDVRGKLTTAVTEIMQSGGSKLKFEKLNLPSLSPGIGKAEEAKKEPLSTTGQKDSHSDPIKKSDGLVSGSDNSAGGIEPEHSSSKASQKDDNGKSQLVNSDQDDSSVLTKKGNDEPGSLGNNESSANEKNSAADVSEKASEAKVDTNKGQQIGTDNITSDDDKVDQGSVITKPQRREETNKNDEKGAPVANENSSASDSLQKASDAKVDGSNQGQPISADNVISGEDKADQGDVLAQQQRKDETTKNDDDAKQSATDQDKVAFTGNEGDGGESSASQSVEKEEIDDQNKETKIMEPVSDQSMPAIQEPNQAKFNVSQAFEALTGMDDSTQVAVNSVFGVLENMITQLDEEKKEGNEENDEKNLKDEKITEDKNVTDVKNVVDEKTVTEENIRSPSEDQTPYNEEVECQMSSEESHDHETGKGSDNDNTTWAMSKKHLGGDESVIGQHLPKTFPAKNTDSLENSSYDGYLGEELSEEQIAKQLDLDTTTALMLDYYPEEGKWKLLDQQPEYLSNLADNAAVSRDTQRNVEVHSTSVSNEQNIIEPSYVILDHEQGVELSEMHDAVDDRNDGLHKSKEGCDELEHLIKVIVSDSLNVEVQRRMNSAGMRQFESQLSRDIKRVANAISFAVVYGEPTWTFKTNSKNSNIPAGKVGKLRGNAIIRAISSAVQEAHFLRQVLPVGVVVGSVLAALRKCFDVSTTTDNAERDIVMGRAQKHGNNGATKSVVATQTSRKSKQRTSSIGEMVESGLQNISNEPVMVGAVTAALGASAMLVQHEDTQSGGIMSKPSEKESKQKDQSGMVASFAEKAMSIAGPAVPTKESGEVDQERIVTMLADLGQRGGILRLVGKLALLWGGLRGAMSLTDKLIQFLHVDEWPLLKRVVGFVGMVFVLWSPVVIPLLPTLVQSWSTSTPSRVAELASVVGLYIAVFMLVMLWGKRVRKYENPFRQYGLDFKAPAKKQIQEFLKALAGGVTVVLLIQSINTILGAAILSRPPYLPHPFDAMKWLKGCAQLLLVVVKGLTAATFVVFVEEVLFRSWMPNEIAIDTGYHQSIIITGLVFALFQRSLRSVPGFWLLSLGLAGARERSQGSLIVPIGLRTGIIATSFVLHTGGFVTYNPSSPAWIAGTRPLQPFSGVVGFVVSAALALILYPRPPPETKMQKYNLEKEAKE from the exons ATGCACTCGTCGTCCAATTTTCTTCAGTTTCCACCGGCGCAGCAACCGCGCCTGGCTACTATACCCACCGCGTCTCCGTTCATGCTCCGCCGGAGCTCTTACGGATTCGGTGTGTTTCAGAGGAAGCGTGCTCGTTTCAAGAGACAGAGCCGGAGCTTGGTTCTAGTGAACTCCTCGTTTCTTCCTCCGCCGTTCGACGGCAGTGTTCCTCTCGATTCCCTAGCTCCGTCGCTCGCCGGATTCGCCTCCGGATTGGCGGTTTCTCTTTCGTCGAGGCTATTTGGAAGATCTGTGGGGATTAGTGATCGAAGAAGGAGCGTTGAGGAAGTTGTAGGGGAGTGGATTCTGTTCGCGAGCCCCACGCCGTTCAACAGATTCGTTCTCCTCCGATGCTCGTTACTCTCGTTTGAAGGAGAGCTTGTAGAGAGTCTGAGCGATAGGCTCGTGAAGGAAGAGAGACATTTCGTTACTCTGGACCGCGGGAAGATTGTAACGGCCGAAAGAGCTGCAGAGGAGGATAAGAACCTGGAATATCAGAGGATCTGCATCACTACAGAGGACGGCGGCGTTGTTTCGCTTGATTTCCCGGCGGATTTGGATCTTAGGGAGGAGCGTGGGATGGACACGACTGTGATTCTGATCCCGGGAACGCCGGAAGGGAGCATGGATCAAAGCATTCGCTCATTCGTAAGCGAGGCTCTTAGACGTGGCGTGTTTCCTGTGGTGATGAACCCTAGAGGATGTGCTGGCTCGCCTCTCACTACACCTCG GTTGTTCACAGCTGCTGATAGTGATGATATATCCACAGCTATACGATTCTTGACCAAGACAAGGCCATGGACTACACTTATGGGCGTTGGCCGAGGATATGGTGCAAATATGTTGACGAAGTACCTCGCAGAAGCTGGGGAGAGAACACCTCTTACAGCTGCTGTTTGCATAGATAATCCCTTTGACCTTCAGGAGATCACAAGAACATCTCCGTATTGTAGTAGTTTGGATCAACAGCTTACTGGTGGATTAGTAGAGATACTTCTGGCAAACAAG GAGCTTTTTCAAGGCAGGGCAAAAGCCTTCGATGTTGGAAAAGCTTTGTCTTCAAAATCAGTGCGTGAGTTTGACAAAGCCTTATCCATGGTGGCAAATGGTTTCGAGAGTTTAGAAGATTTCTATGCCAGTTGTGCCACCAGAGATGTGATTGGGGAAGTAAAAATTCCTGTCCTCTTTATACAG AATGACGATGTAGCACCATTTTATTCGACACCACGTAGCTCAATAGCTGAAAACCCATTTACAAGCCTGCTTCTGTGCTCTTCTTCACCAAATCTGATCGATGGATGTACAGTGGCCGCGTCCTGGTGCCAGGACCTTGCGATTGAG TGGTTGACTGCCGTAGAGCTTGGGCTTCTGAAAGGTCGTCATCCACTTTTGAAAGACGTGGATGTCACTGTTAACCCTTCAAAAGGCTTGGTTGTTTCGGAAGCCAAGACACCTGAAAAAGGTATCACTGCCCAGAAGCTCGCGCAGGTAGCTCGGGGAAAGACGTTGAATGGTTACCATGTAGATCCTTCCAGGAAAACACTTGAAGACAGTTACATCACCCCGAAGTCGATTTTGCCATTTGGAACAGAGTTAGAGAAGAATGTAAAAATCGATACTGGATCTGATGAGCCAGTAAATGGTGGAGTTTCAACAAGCGGTCCTGTCGATGTCGAATTAGTCGACGATAATAAGTCcgatgaagaagaaagtgaaagaGGCGATATGTTGCAGACTGCAGAAGTGGTCGTGAACATGCTTGATCTAACCATGCCTGGCACCCTGAAAGCTGAAGAGAAGAAAAAG GTCATGGATGCTGTTGGGCGAGGAGAGACAGTTGTTAAAGCGTTGCAAGATGCCGTGCCAGAAGACGTTCGTGGGAAGCTAACAACAGCTGTAACTGAGATCATGCAGTCAGGTGGCAGTAAGTTAAAATTTGAAAAGCTTAACCTTCCTAGTTTATCACCAGGAATTGGAAAAGCGGAGGAAGCAAAGAAAGAACCGTTAAGTACCACAGGTCAAAAGGATTCACATTCTGATCCAATAAAGAAGAGCGATGGTTTGGTGAGTGGATCGGACAATTCTGCTGGTGGAATAGAACCAGAGCATTCCTCTTCCAAGGCTTCCCAGAAAGATGATAATGGAAAGTCCCAACTCGTCAACAGTGATCAAGATGATAGCTCTGTTCTTACTAAGAAAGGTAATGATGAGCCAGGGAGTCTTGGAAACAACGAGTCATCTGCCAATGAAAAGAATAGTGCAGCTGATGTTTCTGAGAAGGCTTCTGAAGCAAAGGTTGATACCAACAAAGGGCAGCAAATTGGCACAGATAATATTACTAGTGATGATGACAAAGTGGACCAAGGTTCAGTAATAACCAAGCCTCAAAGACGGGAAGAAACTAATAAAAACGATGAAAAAGGAGCACCTGTGGCCAATGAAAATTCCAGTGCATCTGATTCTCTTCAGAAGGCTTCAGATGCAAAAGTTGATGGTAGCAACCAAGGGCAACCAATCAGTGCAGACAATGTGATTAGTGGTGAAGACAAAGCGGACCAAGGTGATGTATTAGCTCAGCAACAAAGAAAGGATGAAACCACTAAAAATGATGATGACGCAAAACAATCTGCCACCGACCAAGACAAAGTGGCATTTACTGGCAACGAAGGGGATGGTGGAGAATCTTCTGCTTCGCAGTCTGTAGAGAAAGAAGAAATTGATGATCagaacaaagaaacaaaaattatggAACCTGTATCTGACCAATCTATGCCAGCAATTCAGGAACCAAATCAGGCCAAGTTTAATGTTTCGCAAGCATTTGAAGCACTGACAGGGATGGATGATTCAACCCAGGTCGCTGTCAATAGTGTGTTCGGTGTGCTTGAAAATATGATTACTCAGCTGgatgaagaaaagaaagaagggAATGAGGAAAATGATGAGAAGAATCTCAAGGATGAGAAAATCACGGAAGATAAGAATGTCACAGATGTGAAGAATGTCGTGGATGAGAAGACTGTCACAGAAGAGAATATAAGGTCTCCATCTGAAGACCAAACTCCCTACAACGAAGAAGTGGAATGCCAAATGTCCTCTGAAGAATCACATGATCATGAAACTGGAAAAGGTTCTGACAATGATAATACAACCTGGGCGATGAGTAAAAAGCATTTGGGTGGAGATGAATCTGTGATTGGTCAGCATCTACCAAAGACTTTTCCTGCGAAAAATACAGATTCTCTCGAGAATTCTTCTTATGATGGTTACCTTGGGGAGGAACTTTCAGAAGAGCAGATTGCAAAACAGTTGGACTTAGATACAACCACTGCACTCATGCTTGATTATTATCCAGAGGAAGGTAAATGGAAGCTCCTTGATCAACAACCAGAATACTTGAGTAACCTTGCTGATAATGCAGCAGTCAGCAGAGATACGCAAAGAAATGTTGAGGTTCATTCAACCAGTGTAAGTAATGAACAGAACATCATTGAGCCTTCATATGTGATATTGGACCATGAACAAGGGGTGGAACTCTCTGAAATGCATGATGCAGTAGACGATAGAAATGACGGCCTTCACAAATCAAAGGAAGGGTGTGATGAATTAGAGCACCTCATCAAAGTTATTGTATCAGACTCTTTGAATGTAGAAGTTCAACGCAGGATGAATTCAGCTGGCATGAGACAATTCGAGTCTCAACTCAGTCGAGATATAAAAAGGGTAGCAAATGCAATTTCTTTTGCTGTTGTATATGGGGAGCCTACTTGGACTTTCAAAACGAATAGCAAAAATTCCAACATTCCTGCTGGAAAAGTAGGTAAACTTCGTGGGAATGCTATCATTAGGGCAATTTCATCTGCTGTTCAGGAAGCGCATTTTCTCAGGCAAGTATTGCCTGTTGGTGTTGTTGTCGGCTCCGTTTTAGCTGCTCTGAGAAAGTGTTTCGATGTATCCACAACAACCGATAACGCTGAGAGAGATATTGTCATGGGTAGAGCACAAAAACATGGGAACAATGGTGCAACAAAGAGTGTTGTGGCAACCCAAACGAGCCGGAAGAGCAAACAGAGGACCTCGAGCATTGGAGAAATGGTGGAATCTGGCCTGCAAAATATCAGCAATGAGCCTGTTATGGTTGGTGCTGTAACAGCTGCTCTGGGTGCATCTGCTATGCTGGTTCAGCATGAG GATACACAAAGCGGTGGCATCATGTCAAAACCATCGGAGAAAGAAAGTAAACAGAAAGACCAGAGCGGTATGGTAGCAAGTTTTGCTGAGAAAGCCATGTCTATAGCTGGTCCTGCGGTTCCAACAAAGGAAAGTGGTGAAGTGGATCAAGAAAG GATTGTGACGATGTTGGCAGATTTGGGTCAGAGGGGTGGCATATTGAGGCTAGTTGGGAAACTCGCCTTGCTTTGGGGTGGCCTTCGTGGTGCTATGAGTCTAACTGATAAGCTAATCCAATTTCTGCATGTGGATGAGTGGCCCTTACTGAAGAG GGTTGTGGGATTTGTTGGAATGGTGTTCGTTCTGTGGTCACCGGTTGTGATACCCTTGCTTCCAACACTTGTCCAGAGCTGGTCCACAAGTACTCCATCTAGAGTGGCGGAACTAGCTAGTGTAGTTGGCCTCTACATTGCTGTTTTTATGCTTGTCATGCTATGGGGAAAGAGAGTAAGAAAGTATGAAAACCCATTCAGGCAATATGGGCTTGATTTCAAGGCACCTGCCAAAAAACAG ATTCAAGAGTTTTTGAAGGCCTTGGCAGGGGGAGTCACAGTCGTTCTATTAATACAGTCCATAAATACAATATTAGGAGCTGCAATTTTatctcggccgccatatcttcCACATCCATTTGATGCCATGAAGTGGCTTAAAGGATGCGCGCAGCTGCTTCTGGTGGTAGTTAAGGGATTAACAGCTGCGACATTTGTTGTATTTGTGGAAGAGGTGCTCTTCAGATCATGGATGCCTAACGAGATCGCTATAGATACAGGATACCATCAAAGCATTATCATTACAGGGCTCGTATTTGCCTTGTTCCAGAG ATCTCTGAGATCAGTTCCAGGGTTCTGGCTTCTGTCGTTGGGACTCGCAGGGGCTCGTGAAAGAAGCCAAGGGAGTCTGATTGTCCCAATCGGGTTACGAACAGGAATAATAGCAACAAGCTTTGTACTTCACACTGGTGGATTCGTTACCTACAACCCGAGTTCCCCGGCTTGGATTGCAGGGACTCGCCCGTTACAGCCTTTTAGCGGAGTAGTTGGTTTTGTGGTCTCTGCGGCGCTAGCTCTCATTCTTTATCCAAGACCACCTCCAGAAACCAAGATGCAAAAATACAATTTAGAAAAAGAAGCCAAAGAATAA
- the LOC103846301 gene encoding WEB family protein At5g16730, chloroplastic, whose amino-acid sequence MASKTKTSVSETTPGKSSPSTPRVAKLSRAVNKSETSSPSSRLSLDRSSPSSKSSPAERRSPKVPTPPEKTQARGLVAKGSEPQTRLTLTQIKEDLKKANEKISSLEKEKAKALDELKEAKKEAEEATLKLDDALKAQKSVEESSEIERFQAVEAGMKKEEELKKELEDVKNKHASDSAALLSVTQELEKVNEALAAANEAKSKALSQADDSSKTAEIHAEKVEILSSELTRLKALLDSTREKKEITSSEVVTKLEEEIVVLKRDLEKARGFEAEVKEQEMTIGKLKADLEAAKTGESSAQSSSEEWKSKAKELEEQLKEANELERSVMKQLEGSNDKLHETESEMTHLKEKIVALETTVSKQKEDLEESEQRLKELSKIQKEVESLKNELETAEEEKNRALDKEQDTSLNVQRLLEQRKKLLADLAISKEEEEKSKKAMESLASALHEVSSEGREMKERLLSQGDHEYETQIEDLKLVIKATSEKYENMLEEARHEIDVLVSAVEQTKKHFEGSKTEWEMKEASLVSYVKKMEEEVASKGKEMNRLDNLLKRTKEEADAAWKKEAQTKESLREVEEEMVYLQESLGEAKAESMKLKENLLDKETEFQSVVHENEDLKAKEDVATKKIEELSKLLEEAMLDKKKAEEEEEVELSETEEEYDLLPKVVEFSSENGHTSVEEKSPKVKTIDEEAPEEHISNGNGVEEKDMNGEPEAKTEMKSQGDDDKDDSVEVMFKMWESCQIEKKEAFPDKNLPLETQEEEEEDSSKIDENDKTSTENNVDEIGTEDQLVMEKKLKKKKTLLGKVGNLLKKKAPVNPK is encoded by the exons ATGGCTTCGAAGACCAA AACTAGTGTATCGGAAACTACTCCTGGAAAATCATCTCCTTCAACCCCAAGGGTAGCAAAATTGAGTAGAGCAGTGAATAAATCTGAAACCAGTTCTCCAAGCTCGCGCCTTTCACTTGATCGTTCTTCCCCATCTTCAAAGTCTTCTCCTGCTGAGAGACGATCACCAAAGGTCCCAACTCCACCAGAG AAAACTCAAGCGCGGGGATTAGTAGCGAAAGGATCTGAACCGCAGACCAGGTTGACTTTGACTCAAATCAAGGAGGATCTGAAGAAAGCTAATGAGAAGATATCATCATTGGAGAAGGAGAAAGCTAAAGCACTTGATGAACTCAAAGAAGCTAAAAaagaagctgaagaagcaactctGAAGCTGGACGATGCTTTAAAAGCTCAGAAAAGCGTCGAGGAGAGTTCAGAGATTGAGAGGTTTCAGGCTGTTGAGGCAGGgatgaagaaagaagaagagttgAAGAAAGAACTCGAGGATGTCAAGAACAAACACGCTTCAGATTCCGCCGCTCTTCTCTCGGTTACACAGGAGCTTGAGAAGGTCAATGAAGCATTAGCTGCGGCGAATGAAGCGAAGAGCAAGGCCTTGAGCCAAGCGGATGATTCTAGCAAGACTGCTGAGATTCACGCGGAGAAAGTTGAGATCCTGTCTTCGGAGCTGACGCGGTTGAAAGCTCTTCTTGACTCAACCCGAGAGAAGAAGGAGATTACAAGCAGCGAAGTGGTTACCAAGCTAGAAGAGGAGATTGTGGTTTTGAAGAGAGATCTTGAGAAAGCGAGAGGATTTGAAGCAGAGGTTAAAGAGCAAGAGATGACCATCGGGAAGCTTAAAGCTGATCTCGAAGCTGCAAAGACGGGAGAATCTTCTGCACAGAGCTCATCTGAGGAGTGGAAGAGCAAAGCCAAAGAGCTGGAGGAACAGTTAAAAGAAGCTAACGAGTTGGAGAGATCTGTGATGAAACAACTCGAAGGAAGCAATGATAAGTTGCACGAAACAGAATCCGAAATGACTCATCTCAAGGAGAAGATCGTTGCCTTGGAGACAACAGTTTCTAAACAAAAGGAGGATCTTGAGGAATCTGAGCAACGGTTAAAAGAACTGTCCAAGATCCAAAAAGAAGTAGAGAGCTTAAAGAACGAGCTCGAAACCGCCGAGGAGGAGAAGAACCGTGCGTTAGATAAAGAGCAAGATACTTCTCTAAACGTCCAGAGACTCCTGGAACAGAGAAAGAAGCTCTTAGCAGACCTGGCAATCTCaaaggaggaagaggagaagagcAAGAAAGCAATGGAGAGCCTAGCTTCTGCCTTGCACGAAGTGTCTAGCGAAGGAAGGGAGATGAAGGAGAGGCTGCTGAGCCAAGGCGACCACGAGTACGAGACGCAGATAGAAGACCTGAAGCTGGTGATCAAAGCGACGAGCGAGAAGTACGAGAACATGCTGGAGGAAGCGAGGCACGAGATCGATGTGCTCGTCAGCGCGGTGGAGCAGACCAAGAAGCATTTCGAGGGGTCGAAGACGGAGTGGGAGATGAAGGAAGCGAGTCTGGTGAGTTACGTGAAGAAGATGGAGGAGGAAGTTGCTTCGAAGGGGAAAGAGATGAATCGGTTGGATAATTTGTTGAAGAGGACTAAGGAGGAAGCTGATGCTGCTTGGAAGAAGGAAGCGCAGACGAAGGAGAGTTTGAGAGAAGTTGAAGAGGAGATGGTTTATCTTCAGGAGTCTCTTGGGGAAGCAAAGGCAGAGAGTATGAAACTGAAAGAGAATCTGTTGGATAAAGAAACTGAGTTTCAAAGCGTTGTCCACGAGAACGAGGATCTGAAGGCAAAGGAAGATGTTGCTACAAAGAAGATAGAGGAGTTATCGAAGTTACTAGAGGAAGCAATGTTGGACAAGAAGAAagcagaagaagaggaggaggtggagcTCAGTGAAACTGAAGAGGAGTATGATTTGTTACCGAAAGTGGTTGAGTTTTCATCTGAGAACGGTCATACAAGTGTAGAGGAGAAGTCTCCTAAAGTCAAAACCATTGACGAGGAAGCTCCAGAGGAACATATCAGCAATGGGAATGGTGTGGAGGAGAAAGACATGAATGGTGAACCTGAAGCGAAAACCGAGATGAAGTCTCAAGGCGATGATGACAAAGATGATTCGGTGGAAGTTATGTTCAAAATGTGGGAAAGTTGCCAAATCGAGAAGAAAGAAGCTTTCCCCGACAAGAATCTTCCACTAGAGACtcaagaagaggaggaagaagactcAAGCAAAATCGATGAAAACGATAAAACCTCAACAGAGAACAACGTGGATGAAATAGGAACCGAAGATCAGCTTGTGATGGAGAAGAaactcaagaagaagaagactttgCTTGGTAAAGTTGGGAACCTTCTCAAGAAGAAAGCACCTGTgaacccaaaataa
- the LOC103846300 gene encoding transducin beta-like protein 3 produces MAPQSLKKNYKCSRSLKQFYSGGPFIVSSDGSFIACACGEAINIVDALDSSVKSTIEGESDTLTALALSPDDKLLFSAGHSRQIRVWDLETLKCIRTWKGHEGPVMGMAVHASGGLLATAGSDRKVLVWDVDGGFCTHYFKGHKGVVSSILFHPDADKNILISGSDDATVRVWDLLAKNTEKKCLAILDKHFSAVTSIALSEDGWTLLTAGRDKVVNVWDLHDYSCKTTVATYEVLEAVTPVSSGTPFASFVASLDKKGKKKKTPSQETHFITLGERGVVRIWKSEGSVCLYEQKSSDITVSSDDEESKRGFTAAAMLPSDRGLLCVTADQQFFIYSVVENAEESELVLSKRLVGYNEEISDMKFLGDEEQFLAVATNLEEVRVYDVETMSCSYVLAGHKEVVLSLDTCVSSSGNVLIVTGSKDKTVRLWNATSQSCIGVGTGHNGDILAVAFAKKSFSFFVSGSGDRTLKVWSLDGISEDSEDPINLKTRSVVAAHDKDINSVAVARNDSLVCTGSEDRTASIWRLPDLVHVVTLKGHKRRIFSVEFSPVDQCVMTASGDKTVKIWAISDGSCLKTFEGHTSSVLRASFITDGTQFVSCGADGLLKLWNVNTSECIATYDQHEDKVWALAVGKKTEMVATGGGDAVINLWHDSTASDKEDEFRKEEETILRGQELENAVLDAEYTKAIRLAFELRRPHKVYELFAGLCKKRESDDQIVKALQGLEKEEFRLLFEYLREWNTKPNRCHIAQFVLYQTFNILPPTEIVQVKGIGELLEGLIPYSQRHFNRMDRFVRSSFLLDYTLGEMSVIDPETETEYRKDKKMEEVKVIASVSAMEQDSEGVDQKTPSRKRKSQKSKDKSNKKRLVA; encoded by the exons ATGGCTCCTCAGTCGTTGAAGAAGAACTACAAGTGCTCTCGTTCTCTAAAGCAGTTCTACAGCGGCGGTCCTTTCATCGTTTCGTCTGACGGTTCTTTTATCGCCTGCGCTTGTGGTGAGGCCATTAACATCGTCGACGCGTTGGACTCGTCGGTGAAATCAACGATCGAAGGAGAGTCGGATACGCTCACTGCTCTGGCTCTTAGTCCTGATGATAAGCTGCTATTCTCCGCTGGGCATAGTAGGCAGATTCGAGTTTGGGATTTGGAAACGTTGAAATGCATTCGCACTTGGAAG GGACACGAGGGGCCTGTGATGGGAATGGCTGTCCACGCGTCTGGTGGATTGTTAGCTACGGCTGGATCTGATAGGAAAGTGCTTGTTTGGGATGTTGATGGAGGTTTCTGCACTCATTATTTCAAAGGTCATAAAGGAGTTGTTTCAAGTATCTTGTTCCATCCTGATGCTGACAAAAACATT CTTATATCGGGAAGTGATGATGCTACCGTTCGTGTCTGGGATCTTTTGGCGAAGAATACTGAGAAGAAATGTCTTGCCATTTTGGATAAGCACTTTTCAGCTGTGACTTCCATTGCTCTGTCAGAGGATGGATGGACTTTACTCACTGCTGGAAGAGATAAA GTTGTGAATGTGTGGGACCTTCATGATTATAGCTGCAAGACTACAGTTGCAACTTATGAGGTACTAGAAGCTGTGACACCAGTTTCTTCTGGGACTCCTTTCGCTTCATTTGTAGCTTCTCTTGATAAGaagggtaagaagaagaaaactccTTCTCAAGAAACGCATTTTATTACTCTCGGGGAACGTGGTGTAGTGCGCATTTGGAAGTCTGAAGG TTCAGTTTGCCTCTACGAGCAGAAGTCGTCGGATATCACTGTCAGTTCGGATGATGAGGAATCTAAAAGAGGGTTCACTGCAGCTGCTATGTTGCCTTCTGATCGTGGACTGCTTTGTGTGACTGCTGATCAGCAGTTTTTTATCTACTCCGTTGTGGAAAATGCAGAAGAATCAGAATTAGTGCTAAGCAAGAGGCTTGTTGGATATAACGAAGAAATATCTGATATGAAGTTCCTAGGTGATGAAGAACAGTTCCTCGCAGTAGCTACAAATCTCGAGGAG GTTCGTGTTTATGATGTAGAAACAATGTCATGTTCGTACGTTTTAGCTGGCCATAAAGAAGTTGTTCTGTCCCTTGACACATGCGTATCTAGTTCTGGGAATGTTCTAATCGTGACTGGAAGTAAAGACAAAACT GTAAGGCTATGGAATGCAACCAGCCAATCTTGCATTGGAGTTGGTACAGGTCATAACGGAGATATCTTAGCGGTTGCTTTTGCGAAGAAATCTTTCAGTTTCTTTGTCAGTGGCAGTGG TGATCGTACACTGAAGGTCTGGAGCCTTGATGGCATCTCAGAGGACTCCGAAGATCCCATTAATCTGAAAACTAGAAGTGTTGTTGCTGCCCACGATAAAGACATCAATTCCGTGGCTGTTGCTCGTAATGATAGCTTGGTTTGCACTGGCTCTGAG GATCGGACAGCTAGCATATGGAGGCTACCAGACTTGGTGCATGTCGTTACGCTTAAAGGACATAAGAGGCGGATTTTTTCTGTTGAGTTCTCGCCTGTTGATCAATGCGTAATGACAGCATCAGGTGATAAAACAGTAAAAATTTGGGCTATATCTGACGGTTCATGCCTCAAAACATTCGAAGGTCATACCTCAAGTGTCCTTAGGGCCTCATTCATAACTGACGGCACCCAATTTGTCTCATGTG GTGCCGATGGTTTATTGAAACTTTGGAATGTGAACACTAGTGAATGCATTGCCACATATGACCAGCACGAGGACAAG GTGTGGGCTTTAGCTGTTGGAAAGAAAACAGAAATGGTTGCTACTGGTGGAGGGGATGCAGTTATTAATTTATGGCATGATTCCACCGCTTCTGATAAAGAAGACGAATTCCGGAAAGAG GAAGAAACAATCTTGAGAGGTCAGGAGCTGGAAAACGCGGTATTAGATGCCGAATACACTAAAGCCATAAGATTAGCATTTGAGCTTCGTAGGCCTCACAAAGTTTACGAACTCTTTGCTGGCCTCTGCAAGAAAAGAGAATCAGATGACCAGATAGTGAAAGCTCTTCAAGGACTTGAAAAAGAAGAGTTCCGTCTACTTTTTGAATATCTCAGAGAATGGAACACAAAACCAAACCGATGCCACATTGCTCAGTTTGTTCTTTACCAAACCTTCAACATACTTCCTCCCACAGAAATCGTTCAG GTAAAAGGAATTGGAGAACTCCTGGAAGGTTTAATCCCATATTCTCAGAGACATTTCAATAGGATGGACAGATTTGTAAGAAGCAGTTTCTTGTTAGACTACACACTCGGTGAGATGTCTGTGATTGATCCAGAGACTGAGACTGAGTATCGCAAGGACAAGAAGATGGAAGAAGTAAAGGTCATCGCTTCTGTGTCTGCAATGGAACAAGACTCGGAAGGAGTAGACCAGAAGACACCTTCGAGGAAACGAAAGTCTCAGAAATCAAAAGATAAATCGAACAAGAAGAGACTCGTTGCATAA